In Dromaius novaehollandiae isolate bDroNov1 chromosome 2, bDroNov1.hap1, whole genome shotgun sequence, one DNA window encodes the following:
- the NDUFA4 gene encoding cytochrome c oxidase subunit NDUFA4, with protein MFRVMVSHAKKHPSLIPLFLIIGSGGVGAALYVMRLAVFNPDVCWDKKNNPEPWNKLSPSDQYKFYSVNVDYSKLKKDRPDF; from the exons ATGTTTCGCGTTATGGTCAGCCACGCCAAGAAGCACCCCAGC TTGATTCCTCTATTTTTGATCATTGGATCTGGAGGTGTTGGCGCAGCCCTGTATGTCATGCGTTTGGCAGTGTTCAACCCTGACGTCTG TTGGGAcaaaaaaaataatccagaacCTTGGAATAAGCTGTCTCCCAGTGACCAGTACAAg TTCTACTCGGTTAATGTAGATTACAGTAAACTGAAAAAGGACCGTCCTGACTTCTGA